CTGATTGATAGATAAAATATTACTAATTTATAATATTTGttgttttaaatactttttgttCTTTCTACTTGTGTCCTTTAGGTGGATGTTTTATAGCTAACCCATGTGTGTAAACGAGTCGAGTAATCCGTGAACTAATTCAAACCTTCTCGTAAAAGCTTGAATCAAGTCAAACCTAAACGAGTTTAGCCTAAGATGAGCCATGCTTGAACCTTATACATAGAACTCGACCACGAGCCAAGCTCATTTACACCCCTAGCTCGAACTTTGATCTTAtatgcagaatcacttggttTATTGAGTTTGTATCAAGCCATGGGATTATGGGAATGATCATTCGCATCGAGATGAAGTTTGATCATGGCCGGCCctggggtgggcggggaggaccaccggtcagggcccgatatttcaaggggcacgtttttttttttttgaaaaaaacctggtatgtatatataaaatatttttttaatttggtacatccatacaaacaccaacatagccccccttacaaaactattcttatggtttataTTAGTTAGTAACccctttggcattaggtttagacctttagtgagccaaatacccaatttcgttaaggcctaagggcacattttttcgagctcgaacagggtacacgaattctcagggccggccctgagttTGATCATATATAAACACTTGATACCAGGGTTCAGGATGTCGGATGATGTTTCATCTTTCATTTAACCTTTTGTTTTGTTATCAACTAAACTAATGATGTTTTAGACATGTAAGTAGCAGTAAAACAAACACATAAACAATATATCTAATCAGGCATCGTTATGTTTGAAACAACAAAGATTAACACAATAATTAATCTTATTTAACTAATTACATTTGGTCTTAATTACACTCGACATTCCATCTCATTCAAGAGCTTTTTATCCTGCTTCTGCTTAAAAACAAGAATCTCCTTATTCCCAGAAACAGTACCCACGTACTCTTTGTGATCTTTTCCTTGATCATCAACAGCAACGCTGAACTTAGCACGGTTTTTAGGATTTGGGCGCGTAAACCTTTGAAGAATCCTAGGAACCCTTCCTTGTTCCATATAGCATGGAGTGCCCCGGATACTGTTTTTCTTGATCTTACTTCTGGGTCCTCGTTGATATCTTCATCTGATTCTGCAGCCTGAATCATTACCTTGCATCTGCGTGTAGTACATGTTTCAGTTCAACTTTTATACATTTACAAGTTGACTTTCTGGTCAAACAGTTATAAAATCAACTCAAAATGACTTTTATGAGTCCATTCTTTAGTGGGCTAATTCCGTAAATAAAAATTAACCAACTTCGGTAATATGACTGATGACGTGGAGCTTTGACCATATTGACTTTATTCTATGTTCTAACTGTGTCAACTGTCAAGTGTTTATCGTTATTCATTTACCTTTGACCGAGTTGACTTTTTGGTGGTTTTTTCTAGCCTCAAAAAAAGCTGGTTACCCAAAAAGAATGTATACGGAAATCGTAAATTGTGTGAAATTGGTGACATAACTGATATATCAATTTGAATCagaaagtattgtttgactcgaAAAGTCAAAACTAACCTATTTGTATAATCTGACCCGCAAAGAAGAATTTACCTGATAGCTGGGTATGTCAAGCAGGTAGCAGCACATTTTGACACTGCCCCTAACAGAAAAGCATTCAGGGCAGAAAGTGACTGCGGGTTACCAATCTGTCCCGCCAATAGTCTTTGTTTCAATTGATCAAATGCAGTgtactgaaaaaaaaaaacaaaaaaaaaaaaaaaacaaaaaaaaaaaaaaaacaggttaGAGATAACATCATTCATCAAGTAAATCGGTTTCTTTTGTAAGGGCAGGCAAAATGCCCTCTTTCGGTCCAAATGAATACGGCATGTTGACTTTTAAGTCAAACACACTACTTATAAAATCTGgggtaaaatgccattttcgtcgtttggccagttttgcgactttcgtccacaGGTTTATTTttcccctgacttaacggagaaaaatggatggagttaactagccggatgaaaatggcaaaatttcaaacctttggacgaaagtcgcaaaactggctaAACCTCAGGGATGCAAATGGCATTTTATTCTAAAATCTGAAACCGTTAAGGATAATTGATTGTATGTTAATACCTCGGTAACTAATTACCTGAATTGCTGGATTTATTGTGAGCAAAATTGAAATGCCGAGACCATCAAACGCTTCTCCCCACGTTTCCTCTGAAAGGGTTTTCCATAGCCCTTTGGACTTGCCAAAGTCACTTGTTTGCATCCTTGATGCAGCTGTATCCAACGGCTGAAGAAACACCACAGATTTAGTCATCAATGTTAGGTAACAACCAATAATATGATTGCATATTCATGTTCATCTATATGTTTATTAGGGGTATCAATTTCGACCCATATACTTATGAGCGAATCGGTTTATGTATCATCTCTAACGGGTCAAAGTGTAGAGTCAAAAAAGTTGGCTAAAAAGCAAAGGGGTCAAATAGGTCGGAAATCTCCCAAAAAAAGTACACAGCTGGTCcctgtggttaaccaaaattttggatttagttcctagctttccaaaagtacacgaatggtcccTACGATTTGCACTTTTTAACGCATTTAGTCCTTAACTTTTGctaaaagtacacggatggtccttaTGGTTTCCACTTTGTAACGcgtttagtccccaacttttagtgactaaatgtgttacaaagtgcaaaccacagggaccatccatgtacttttggcaaaagttggggactaaatccattacaaagtacaaaccacagggaccatctgtgtacttttggaaagctagggactaaatccaaaattttggttaaccacaaggaccatccatgtacttacTCCGTTACTCGTGTATTTTTACACACAAAACTTTGTAAAGCATTTTGTTTAAAAATTAAATTGGCACGCTAATTACTTATAAACAAAACTAAAAGTACTGGACAAAAAGTGTTCCGAGTCAACCCAACCGAGCCATACCAAAAACGTTACCCATTACCCAACTCGCTAATCTTGCCAcatgtaatatatattataagATGTACTAATGTGATTTGTGATTTAACCTGGGTTATGGCAACGGTACAAGCGCCCGCAGCAGCAGCAATAAGCAAGTTAGCCTTGGTACCAATAGACTTGTATCCAGACCTCTCGATATACGTCCTCCTAAAGAAGCTATACCCATAAAAGTATATGAATGATGAAACAAATGATTGCAGGTTCTTTGTTCCTAACCCTTGAAACAACGAAAGAATCTGACGTTTCGAAATCGCTTCCCATAGAACGTCAGATAGGTTCCTGTTCAATATATGAACAACATGAGATTTAACATTTAGCTAAAATGAATATTCACACCATGTGGAGTGGTTTAACTAAAAAGTGTATAAGTGATTGTCACGTAGATAGGGGGATCTCACTAACTTTTTCCTCAAAAAATCTGTAAGGGGAgggggggtggtcactagtgatagaattctatcactcacaagcaccaatcaagttctgccatgtcatcaaccattttttcatcactcacaaccttttttagtgggggtggtcatcactcaccaccacacccaacaatttcccccaaccaacaaatacccTCACAAAATAAATCATCACGCGTTGAAAAAATAACGAAAATCGGATTTCGTGATACAATAACGCGTTAATGTTTATGGCGGCGGTGGGAATTGTTATTGTATAACGCGTTATATTGATCCATAACGGAAAAATAACGTAGTGGCCCGCCTCCCCTAATGGTTTCACATGTAAATTAaatacaagaaaaaaaaaatgaattgtGTGTGCAAATGTGCATGAGACCATGTGTACTCGTATAGATTTAGGCGTTTTTAAGCCCAAGCACGCCCGAAACACTCCCAAGCTCGGCCCCTAGGGGGGTTTTTCAACCTAAAATGGCATTTGGCGTTGTATTTTCCACGCCTTCCCCCATTTTGTTTGTCCAATCACCCTTCATCTTCCTATTCTTTGTCCAATAAGATTTTTTGatggttttgttttatttaattatattaaggggcggacccacatagaGTGGGTCGGGGTGAGTGGGGTCCCCGGACCCtaatgttttttaaaaaattagtaatttcggtatattaaattgtataaggacctcataaatacaattaggtggacaccatagaaagaaaaagaaacctTGTATAGTGGTAAATTCCTATTCTTTACTaacaagaggtcatgggttcaatccttgtatagctctttttcctttttttttaaatctagttcaaacATCGCTATGACCCGACCCAACcgaggaccgacccgaaaattttaacgttttgttatgaaaattttgaacaccGAAAAAATGGACGCCATTGAAAAAAAATCCTGAATCCGCCACTGATTATATTACATCTCatttaacataatgccccacatccccattacacccattttagaaaacgcccgttaatgccccattgctgactgggttgccacatggcgcaaaacacCCTAGGCTGGGGCATTATTCACCCCAACGACTACGCATGGTCTGATTGGTGAAAAGTTGGTGGACCCCATGCTCTCATCCCATCACATCCGTTACCAACCTAACTCCGGCCTCCTTAGACTATCCACAACGCATTTGAATCGTCCATGCCCATGATGATGTGGAATCATCCACATTTAAGGGCCCATTAATTCTCATCCGAAAACTATAATAGATCCGTCTGCAAGGGCTAAAGGATTTTGGTTATTGTGCCACTGAAGccatattttatattatataatttgtCAACTAGCTAATTAAATAAGATTTTAATTAGATAACTCCACCAGCTTCAACCATCTAATCTGATGTTTAATTTttaaatgtttatgtttaaatcTAATTTAGTTTTGTTATTATGTAATGCATTAGTtatgtttttatcttttttttaaggcaaattggatttaaatgaTCTCAACTTtttcaatttggccgataataatcccaactcagttatttgccgataataatccgaattggtccacttttggccgataatagtctgtgttaaaaatagcttaatggagttaagttttattccgaattacaaaccgatataaAAATAGCGTAAAAAATATCTTGACGGAATTAAGTTAAAAAGCAAATTCAGAAAAATCCAATTCAAAAAACTAATCTGTTGCATgtgtatttattttttttatcaatgtacttttttttttattttagataTTACCTATTTACTTGTATTAACTATTTAATCATTGAATTACTTAGATGCATTTCAATAATTTAAGTAATTGAATTTAAAGAAAAAACAGGTGACGATGTGGAAAATCTAAGGATATGTAAGGATATTTGTATGGTTGAAGATAAAATTGAGAGGTTTTAAGGATTTGTATGGATTTTAAGGATTTGTATGGATATGATGTGGCAGGTTACTAGGCAACTAAGGGCGCCTAAGGGCCTCCTTAGCATTGGAGATAGTCTTAGGCTTTCGTTACCGTCTCACAATTTTTTACTGCCACGTCAAAAAGTGACTGTCACATCATTGTCACGTAAGCATGAGCTCTCTCACTCACTCGTTATTGGAATGGCGGTGGCTTGGATGGCACCCCGTTAACGATCTGGCACGATGTTTGGCGCCCCGGACAGCTGATGTGGCATGGGGCACTATTTGACAACACATGGCCTTAGCGCCGTTACCCGCCTAGTCAGAGCGGTGTGTGTGTATTGGGGGAGGCCGGGAGGGGGTGATTATGCTTATCAATACACAGGTGTCACTATCAGGAGTTCATCACGTTGATCAAATTTAATTCATACAAAAACCTAACTTTAGTAATAATTCACACATAAATCATCAGAATATCTAATTGAGGTAGAACTCAACAAAACCCTGAAGTTAGAGAAGACAAAAAGCCCAAAGTGGAAGAAATACCTGTATTTTCTGAGATTGGGGGTACGTAATTCAGCTTGATACTTAGTTTTGCAGGTATCTAAAGGGTATAAGATGGTGGTGCTAGCGAGGGATCCAATAGCGCCTGCTGTTGCATCTACTAACGATTCCATATCAAAACCACCCATTGATGATTGATCTTTAAGAGTTATATCTTGGAAAATGGATGCAAGTAGGAGGTGTggaaagtgatgatgatgatgaggcaTACGTAACCTTGCGATTGAGAACATGGGGGAATGAATGGGGCTCTGATTAGTAGAGTACAAGATACAAACAAGTCGCAATCCACTATTATTATTCAAGTCAACAAAATTTTAAATATCATTGTGTAATATAGCTTTAGCTTTATGAATTATATGTGCACTAGTAATTCTTATAGCATGTTtcgctaagctttttgaaacaatttaCTGATTTATTGTCTTTTTTaaaagtcataagctctaaaatgatatttGGTAAAAGGGATGTATGTGAGgggaaaaagccaataagtcactCTATACTGATTTTTtcaaaaaaccaataagtcaataagttatttCACAAagtttagccaaacatgcccttactATATTTTTTAACGAAAAATTTCTTTTAACTCTACGAATGAGAGACTTGAATTCAAAACATTCTTCTCTCAAATCTAGGTGTTTAAAAGTTGTCTTTGCTAATAAACCAAAGTCGGACCTATAGTATAAGTAATCTAGATTTAGGTGGCCTAGGCCCTCAAAAAAATAGGGTCTCCACAAGCAAACCACTCTTTATTATAGtttattagagcattcacatccaatccactaaaaatatacatacattccactaaaaaacaactcctatatcaatatatttccactaaaaacaaatactttttctctctccttttcaatatatattacattttctctctcctctactcacaaccacttttaaaatatattaaaaaattatacagggtgaacagtgtccccccaaatatacagatgaacagtaacattttctctctcctccactcacaaccacttaaaccactttttataatttaaaaacccATCTCTCAAGATTTgatggatagaatgtgaatgctcttatagtTGTATTATATTTTTGCTTGGTTTCAAAGATGGATAAAAAAGTATCGTTTATAATAAATAATCAAATAAGGAAAAATACCCAAATTTTCATTTCTCTGTGTCTAAAAAAAGTTGAAACGCACCACTCCATCGATAGTAATTCTTGCTATATAACATTTAGAGATACATTAAGAAAACAATCCCTTAATTAAGGCTTAATTATCAAAATGAATCTTTTGATTTTTACGTTTATTTTCACCACACTTTAAGACttatttacgaaaatgtcacccattaattttttttttttcatttcaccACATAGAATGGTAAAGGATggtgttttttaatctttttgttGTTTGTCTTGTAGTGATATTTTTTTTGGTCTTTTATTGTGAATTACATTTGTAGTCTCTTCTATATCTATGTTTCATTTTGTTGGTCTACaagtttttctttttattttttcttaaCTTAAAGTTTTATCGCTGTAAATTTGAGTTTCTTTATGTTTTACGCCAGCTCACGGTATAAGTTCGCGTTTGTCTTTGCGTATTTTGACGTCACGTGACGGTATAAATTCGCGttttttgttttacttttttcTCGGTTTTTGTCGTTGTTTACTTACTGCCTAGCACGGTTTTATGACCTAAGCCCAGCAGCAGGAGGGTTAAACACTAGTTAGTAAACGGAAAGTGTAAATTAGTAAACGAAAATTCATGCGTTACAGTGGCGTTAGAGTGTGAAAAAATAACATTAAAACGTCGACACAAACCCACACGTTGAGGAGAGGACGTTCGGATTCTTGTAAACAGGCGAGATCTTGACGTAAATCAACGCAATGCGGTCCTTTAATAAGATTAACATGGGTCCTTTAATAATAAGCATTAATCTTGATCCTAAAACACATCCTATCAGCCACTTAGGTTTTGGTCTAGTGGTTAAGAGGAATTACCTATTATAAAAAGACCAACGTTCAATCCTTGGAAGATGTAATTTAGTATAGGATTTTAGAGAGAAAGATCAGcggttaaaaaataataataaaagtatttttTCAAAGAAATAAAACACATCCTTATCAAATATTGATGGATTTTAGATATAGTAAAGTCCTTTTTTAAGTCTTTATGGATTGGGGCATATTAACCATTTTATTTTAATCCAAAGCTTGTCTTGATTCGAGTCTTAATTGTCACACTCCAACTGATGAcggaaatatcgagatgagacgaaaacgagattgcaagagacttcataacactatgtgacaatataattaaaattcaaatttcataaatAGACTAAATGTCATACAAGGATTCAAAGAAagataacattgttcaacaaaacataacatcaaatgataaactaaatttaggtgtgtatctaagtCCACCTAATCTTTGTTCTTCATCGCATCATCATCAAACTATCAACCTGCAACGtgtattaaaatatatcaacaaaaagttggcgagcatacaagtttgattacatagcataatatagaCTAAAAGTTACTCATATCTAACATGAATCGTAATATGCGAGTTACTAGTATGCCTAGATTGTGtaacaatatgttcaaacccaagtttccaacgcgTTTAATTTTGCCTATCCCAAAGTATCGcgggaggttaacatgtttaacttaacaataccccaagtctCGTGGGCGGTgcattaatcctatagcgctataattgttaaggtaggctagcaaagttaatgagcatatattAACACAGATAGTTTACATggcatatgagattaacaagcatcacaCATAGTTTCATGTTTCAACAATGGATAGAGTTTGTTAAAATAGTTTCAAAGTGAAGTGTAGTTTGTATAGCATACATGTTGCACCCAGAAGTGATTAAAAGGAAAAGGGGTCGAGTATGCTCACTGTTTTTGCAAGCTTTCCTTCTTGAAATCCCGCGAGTGATATTGGTGTATGGATTACTTTGGaacaccttgtccttctacatgAAGAAAACATAgtgtgacacctcgtattttcaatctttccatttttggcaagtctacttgtactttctatttttgtaagttgtacctttgtggtatttgattctattcccaaattgtactcgagatttgaaatcataatgaaaatgcatgattttatccatatttgtgtttgaatgctatgtattgttgaaacaattaataacatgttgaaactatgttaaacacgtaaaaacagtgaaatttcATCTTAATCTCAActcttaaattcatcgttgccaagagattaccctaaaccgtacgaaaattgggaatttatacgttaattcggtaaaaatatcaaaatttgggttaaactgatttttatattattttattaatattttaaataaataaactaataattaaaattaaataaataaatattaaaaactgattttttttatgattttgagTATTTTGGTTAATTGAACTAACCCCGTTAGTGAAAACCCAGTTATTTCAGCTAACTGGGTTAATATTatcaaagggcagcactaactgagttagaaaactcagttagtgactaacccagttagtcaattaactgtttataaaaaaaatgggtTTCATACGCGTGGGAACCGGATTCGAACCCGCGACCACTAGTTCTCAAACACGCGCATTAACCAACTGGGCTGTCTTCGTTATCGTTATGAATTCCAAAAACCATTGTATTTAACATCTCATTAATATCGCGAATTTAAACTTTAAACCGCCCAGAACTGTTCGTTTCTTCTTCGACCTTTTGGCTGGTTGATCGGAATTCCTGTTGACCTTCCACGTTCATAACTGACGACTTCAATCTCCTATTTATACCCGACCAATCCTTCATCATTCATTCCTT
The sequence above is drawn from the Helianthus annuus cultivar XRQ/B chromosome 12, HanXRQr2.0-SUNRISE, whole genome shotgun sequence genome and encodes:
- the LOC110894130 gene encoding peroxisomal adenine nucleotide carrier 1, producing the protein MFSIARLRMPHHHHHFPHLLLASIFQDITLKDQSSMGGFDMESLVDATAGAIGSLASTTILYPLDTCKTKYQAELRTPNLRKYRNLSDVLWEAISKRQILSLFQGLGTKNLQSFVSSFIYFYGYSFFRRTYIERSGYKSIGTKANLLIAAAAGACTVAITQPLDTAASRMQTSDFGKSKGLWKTLSEETWGEAFDGLGISILLTINPAIQYTAFDQLKQRLLAGQIGNPQSLSALNAFLLGAVSKCAATCLTYPAIRCKVMIQAAESDEDINEDPEVRSRKTVSGALHAIWNKEGFLGFFKGLRAQILKTVLSSALLLMIKEKITKSTWVLFLGIRRFLFLSRSRIKSS